A single Kribbella aluminosa DNA region contains:
- a CDS encoding DUF2231 domain-containing protein: MKTVNGLPAHVLLVHAIVVLLPLAALLLALTALWPAARRRLAGPNLVLSLLVVVLVPITTNAGEWLEHRLTPSPLIGKHTALGDTAIYAAVAVAVLALLVWWRQREGAGRTPVKRVFLAPASGGVTATLTVVALLVAGGAVYDVIRIGDSGAKASWSDWAAQP; the protein is encoded by the coding sequence ATGAAGACTGTCAACGGTCTCCCCGCCCACGTGCTGCTCGTCCACGCCATCGTCGTACTGCTCCCGCTGGCGGCTCTGCTGCTCGCGCTGACCGCCCTCTGGCCCGCCGCCCGACGGCGGCTCGCCGGTCCCAACCTGGTTCTGTCGCTGCTGGTCGTCGTCCTGGTTCCGATCACCACCAACGCCGGCGAGTGGCTCGAACACCGGCTGACGCCAAGCCCCCTGATCGGCAAACACACGGCGCTCGGCGACACCGCTATCTACGCAGCAGTCGCCGTCGCGGTTCTCGCCCTGCTCGTGTGGTGGCGCCAGCGGGAGGGCGCCGGTCGCACGCCGGTGAAGCGCGTGTTCCTGGCACCCGCGTCGGGCGGTGTCACCGCGACACTCACCGTGGTCGCTCTCCTGGTCGCAGGTGGCGCCGTCTACGACGTCATCCGCATCGGCGACTCCGGCGCCAAAGCCAGCTGGAGCGACTGGGCCGCCCAGCCGTAA
- a CDS encoding alpha/beta fold hydrolase, whose amino-acid sequence MDVDERFAWDGRSIAWGRAGDGPPVVFCHGTPFSSRVWSRYADALSADFTVYLWDMPGYGESSKDPAHPVDFDAQARAFAALLEHWELDRPRVVAHDFGGAVSLRAALVEKAAYASLMLVDVVAVPPSGSAFFRFVKRHPETLDELPAYIHEAIVRAYVSAASHRGLRDEELAELVGPWCTEVGQPAFYRQIAQYDEEFLVTNERLLGELTIPVQVVWGREDEWIPTETGRRLAGLIPGASYAEIPDAGHLIQYDAPVALSTALGAWLRPPSR is encoded by the coding sequence ATGGACGTCGACGAACGGTTCGCATGGGACGGGCGATCGATCGCATGGGGACGAGCCGGCGACGGACCGCCTGTGGTGTTCTGCCACGGGACACCGTTCTCGTCCCGGGTCTGGTCGCGGTACGCCGATGCGCTGAGCGCCGACTTCACCGTGTACCTGTGGGACATGCCCGGGTACGGCGAGTCGTCGAAGGACCCGGCGCATCCGGTGGACTTCGACGCGCAGGCTCGCGCGTTCGCGGCGCTGCTGGAGCACTGGGAGCTGGACCGGCCGCGGGTCGTCGCGCACGACTTCGGCGGCGCGGTCTCGTTGCGGGCGGCGCTCGTCGAGAAGGCGGCGTACGCATCGCTGATGCTCGTCGACGTGGTCGCTGTTCCGCCGAGCGGGTCGGCGTTCTTTCGGTTCGTCAAGCGGCATCCGGAGACGCTGGACGAGCTGCCGGCGTACATCCATGAGGCGATCGTGCGGGCGTACGTGAGTGCAGCGAGTCATCGCGGGTTGCGGGACGAGGAACTGGCCGAGCTGGTCGGTCCGTGGTGCACGGAGGTCGGGCAGCCGGCGTTCTACCGGCAGATCGCGCAGTACGACGAGGAGTTCCTGGTCACGAACGAGCGGCTGCTCGGCGAGCTGACGATCCCGGTCCAGGTCGTGTGGGGACGCGAGGACGAGTGGATCCCGACCGAGACCGGACGCCGGCTGGCCGGGCTGATCCCGGGTGCGTCGTACGCCGAGATTCCGGACGCCGGCCATCTGATCCAGTACGACGCCCCGGTGGCGCTGAGTACCGCACTCGGCGCGTGGCTCAGACCGCCGTCACGGTGA
- a CDS encoding ArsB/NhaD family transporter, with protein sequence MSVRPFVALVIFGLAFFYIATEKADKVKVVLIGAAAMLVLGLAPGTEVFFSEHAGIDWNVIFLLLGMMIVIGIVKQTGVFDYLGIWAAKRSRGRPYRLMVLLMLITAVASPFLDNVTTIMLVAPVTIVVCERLRIRPQPYLIAEVLASNIGGAATLVGDPPNIIIGSRAGLTFNDFLVHMTPIVVVVFVLFVVLSRFLFRKDFRFNPEQVAAVLALQERRAIRDPWLLAKCLIVLGLMVAGFSLHSVLHLEPSLVALIGAGVMVLVSKVDVGDVLREVEWATLVFFVGLFVMVSGLTHTGVIEAIGDWAVAAIGDRYLLAATALLFGSGVLGAFFDNIPYVATMTPVVEGVVEQEPQAGKSLWWAFALGADFGGNGTAVAASANVVALGIASRSGHHITFWQFTRYGVVVTALSIGLAWVYVWLRYFV encoded by the coding sequence GTGAGCGTGAGGCCTTTCGTCGCGTTGGTGATCTTCGGCTTGGCGTTCTTCTACATCGCGACCGAGAAGGCCGACAAGGTCAAGGTGGTGCTGATCGGCGCCGCCGCGATGCTGGTCCTCGGGCTCGCGCCGGGCACCGAGGTGTTCTTCTCCGAGCACGCCGGGATCGACTGGAACGTGATCTTCCTGCTGCTCGGGATGATGATCGTGATCGGGATCGTGAAGCAGACCGGGGTGTTCGACTACCTCGGTATCTGGGCCGCGAAACGGTCCCGCGGCCGGCCGTACCGGTTGATGGTGCTGCTGATGCTGATCACCGCGGTCGCCTCGCCGTTCCTGGACAACGTCACCACGATCATGCTGGTCGCGCCGGTCACGATCGTGGTCTGCGAACGGCTCCGGATCCGGCCGCAGCCGTACCTGATCGCGGAGGTGCTGGCGTCCAACATCGGCGGTGCCGCGACGCTGGTCGGCGACCCGCCGAACATCATCATCGGGAGCCGCGCCGGCCTGACGTTCAACGACTTCCTGGTGCACATGACACCGATCGTGGTGGTCGTGTTCGTGCTGTTCGTGGTGCTGTCGCGATTCCTGTTCCGCAAGGACTTCCGGTTCAACCCGGAGCAGGTCGCGGCCGTCCTCGCGCTGCAGGAGCGGCGTGCGATCCGGGACCCGTGGCTGCTGGCCAAGTGCCTGATCGTCCTCGGACTGATGGTGGCAGGGTTCTCGCTGCACTCGGTGCTGCACCTGGAACCGTCGCTGGTCGCGCTGATCGGCGCCGGCGTGATGGTGCTGGTCTCGAAGGTCGACGTCGGCGACGTACTGCGGGAGGTCGAATGGGCGACGCTGGTGTTCTTCGTCGGTCTGTTCGTGATGGTGTCCGGGCTCACCCACACCGGTGTGATCGAGGCGATCGGCGACTGGGCCGTGGCCGCGATCGGCGACCGGTACTTGCTGGCGGCAACCGCTCTGCTGTTCGGCTCCGGTGTGCTCGGCGCGTTCTTCGACAACATCCCGTACGTCGCGACGATGACGCCGGTCGTGGAGGGCGTCGTCGAGCAGGAGCCGCAGGCCGGCAAGTCGCTGTGGTGGGCGTTCGCGCTCGGCGCCGACTTCGGCGGCAACGGTACGGCGGTGGCCGCGAGCGCGAATGTCGTTGCCCTCGGCATCGCGTCGCGCAGCGGGCACCACATCACGTTCTGGCAGTTCACGCGGTACGGCGTGGTGGTGACCGCGCTGAGCATCGGACTCGCCTGGGTGTACGTGTGGCTGCGCTACTTCGTCTGA
- a CDS encoding acetate/propionate family kinase translates to MSEHVLVINAGSSSLKYSLVDATSGTAAASGLVERIGEEQSHHVHHGPSGDFDDDQPVPDHEAALEAAVRAFDKHGPSLSEAGIVAVGHRVVHGGDRFAAPALVDDELIAAVTDLVPLAPLHNPANLEGIEVARRLFPDLPHVAVFDTAFHQTLPPYAYTYAVPSSWPADYGIRRYGFHGTSHAFVSAQAARVLGREPGDLNVIVLHLGNGCSAAAVRGGVSVDTSMGLTPLEGLVMGTRSGDLDPAVHGHLARVAGQSAEETDRMLNSESGLKGLTGANDFREVLRLRADGDERAQLAFDIYCYRLKKYIGAYYAVLGTVDAIVFTAGVGQHSAEARAAALAGLEPLGIHLDPARNADPSDNVVSTDDSPVKILVIPTNEEWEIARQSVGVLTGG, encoded by the coding sequence ATGAGTGAGCACGTACTGGTGATCAACGCGGGATCGTCCTCGCTGAAGTACAGCCTGGTCGACGCCACCTCCGGTACGGCGGCCGCGAGCGGGCTGGTGGAGCGGATCGGTGAGGAGCAGAGTCACCACGTGCACCACGGTCCGTCCGGGGACTTCGACGACGATCAGCCGGTCCCGGACCACGAGGCCGCGCTGGAGGCTGCGGTGCGGGCCTTCGACAAGCACGGGCCTTCGCTCTCCGAGGCCGGCATCGTGGCCGTCGGGCATCGCGTCGTCCACGGCGGTGACCGGTTCGCGGCGCCTGCGCTGGTGGACGACGAGTTGATCGCGGCGGTCACGGACCTGGTACCGCTGGCCCCGTTGCACAACCCCGCGAACCTCGAAGGGATCGAGGTCGCGCGGCGGCTCTTCCCGGACCTGCCGCACGTCGCGGTCTTCGACACGGCCTTCCACCAGACGTTGCCGCCGTACGCCTACACGTACGCCGTACCGTCGTCGTGGCCGGCCGACTACGGCATCCGGCGGTACGGGTTCCACGGGACGTCGCACGCGTTCGTGTCGGCGCAGGCGGCCCGGGTGCTCGGCCGCGAACCCGGCGACCTGAACGTGATCGTCCTGCATCTCGGCAACGGCTGCTCCGCCGCCGCCGTCCGCGGCGGAGTGTCCGTCGACACGTCGATGGGGCTGACGCCGCTGGAGGGGCTGGTGATGGGCACGCGGTCCGGCGATCTCGATCCGGCCGTCCACGGGCACCTCGCCCGCGTCGCCGGGCAGTCCGCCGAGGAGACCGACCGGATGCTCAACTCGGAGTCCGGGCTCAAGGGCCTGACCGGTGCGAACGACTTCCGCGAGGTACTGCGGCTGCGCGCGGACGGTGACGAACGGGCGCAGCTCGCGTTCGACATCTACTGCTACCGGCTGAAGAAGTACATCGGCGCGTACTACGCCGTACTCGGGACCGTCGACGCGATCGTGTTCACCGCCGGCGTCGGGCAGCACTCCGCCGAAGCCCGCGCCGCCGCACTCGCCGGGCTGGAGCCGCTCGGCATCCACCTGGACCCGGCCCGCAACGCCGACCCGAGCGACAACGTCGTCAGTACCGACGACAGCCCGGTCAAGATCCTGGTCATCCCGACGAACGAGGAGTGGGAGATCGCCCGTCAGTCCGTGGGCGTACTCACCGGTGGGTGA
- a CDS encoding site-2 protease family protein, producing the protein MKETLRFGRIAGIPIGAHWSVLGMVLVVSGSLAWTTLPYLVPDRSTAAYWITAVLVAVAFVASLLVHELAHALTALRFRVPVQRITLWMLGGVSVLDGDPETPRGAFLIAAAGPAASLGLGGLGLGGGLLLRARGHSLPEMSVLWLAVMNLALCVFNLLPGVPLDGGRVLRAVLWHRYGDPNKATAIASAAGQAVGVLVALAGVAELVTKDPGGLWLLAVGYVIALAATTEGRQARHPPVSTPTD; encoded by the coding sequence ATGAAGGAAACGCTCCGCTTCGGCCGGATCGCCGGCATCCCGATCGGTGCGCACTGGTCGGTGCTGGGGATGGTGCTGGTCGTCAGCGGCTCACTGGCCTGGACGACGCTGCCGTACCTGGTTCCCGACCGCAGTACGGCGGCGTACTGGATCACCGCCGTACTGGTCGCCGTCGCCTTCGTGGCGTCGCTGCTCGTCCATGAGCTCGCGCACGCGTTGACCGCGCTGCGGTTCCGGGTTCCGGTGCAGCGGATCACGCTCTGGATGCTGGGCGGGGTGAGCGTTCTCGACGGCGACCCGGAGACGCCGCGCGGTGCGTTCCTGATCGCCGCCGCCGGCCCCGCTGCCAGCCTCGGCCTCGGCGGCTTGGGCCTCGGAGGTGGACTGTTGCTCCGGGCAAGGGGTCACAGTCTGCCGGAGATGTCCGTACTGTGGCTCGCGGTGATGAACCTGGCGCTGTGCGTCTTCAACCTGCTGCCCGGCGTACCGCTCGACGGCGGGCGGGTACTGCGCGCCGTGCTGTGGCACCGGTACGGCGACCCGAACAAGGCGACGGCGATCGCGTCCGCCGCCGGCCAGGCCGTCGGCGTTCTGGTGGCGCTGGCCGGTGTCGCGGAGCTGGTCACCAAGGATCCCGGCGGACTGTGGTTGCTTGCCGTCGGCTACGTCATCGCGTTGGCCGCGACCACGGAGGGCCGGCAGGCGCGTCACCCACCGGTGAGTACGCCCACGGACTGA
- a CDS encoding sensor histidine kinase — MPLYWRVCLINGLVFVVGTAALALAPVTVSATVLVSEAVVLVLGLIGIVVLNSMLLRTSLAPLDRLARLMDSVDLQRPGRRLPESRNSAVEHLVHGFNAMLERLELERGRSNAMALEAQEAERHRIARELHDEIGQGLTAVLLGLKQLSSGVPPAVQQDLLEVQETARATLDEVRSVARRLRPGVLEDLGLQSALAALATEFSAHGMRVRRVTSPGLPELGAERELVIYRVAQEALTNAARHSEAAGVRLSLQRQGEAVILEVDDDGTGMRAAEEGTGIRGMRERAMLIGAELTVGPGESGTSVRLAVPLERR, encoded by the coding sequence ATGCCTTTGTACTGGCGGGTCTGCCTGATCAACGGGCTGGTGTTCGTGGTCGGCACCGCCGCGCTGGCGCTGGCTCCGGTCACGGTGTCGGCGACCGTGCTGGTGTCGGAGGCGGTCGTCCTGGTGCTCGGTCTGATCGGCATCGTCGTACTGAACTCGATGCTCCTGCGGACCAGTCTGGCGCCGCTGGACCGGCTGGCGCGGCTGATGGACTCGGTCGATCTGCAACGCCCCGGACGGCGGTTGCCGGAATCGCGGAACAGCGCGGTCGAGCACCTCGTCCACGGGTTCAACGCGATGCTCGAACGGCTGGAGCTGGAGCGCGGCCGGAGCAACGCGATGGCGCTCGAGGCGCAGGAGGCGGAGCGGCACCGGATCGCGCGGGAGCTGCACGACGAGATCGGGCAGGGGCTGACCGCCGTACTGCTCGGTCTGAAGCAGTTGTCGTCGGGCGTGCCACCGGCCGTTCAGCAGGACCTGCTCGAGGTGCAGGAGACCGCGCGGGCGACCCTCGACGAGGTGCGTAGCGTGGCGCGGCGGCTGCGGCCCGGTGTGCTGGAGGACCTCGGGCTGCAGAGCGCCCTGGCCGCGCTCGCGACCGAGTTCTCCGCGCACGGGATGCGGGTACGGCGGGTCACGTCGCCCGGTCTGCCGGAGCTGGGGGCCGAGCGGGAGTTGGTGATCTATCGGGTCGCGCAGGAGGCGCTGACGAACGCAGCGCGGCATTCGGAGGCCGCCGGCGTGCGCCTTTCGCTGCAGCGGCAGGGCGAGGCGGTGATCCTGGAAGTGGACGACGACGGGACGGGGATGCGTGCAGCCGAGGAAGGGACCGGGATTCGCGGGATGCGGGAGCGGGCGATGCTGATCGGGGCGGAGCTGACGGTCGGCCCTGGGGAGTCGGGTACGTCGGTACGGCTGGCCGTGCCGTTGGAGCGGCGATGA
- a CDS encoding lysylphosphatidylglycerol synthase transmembrane domain-containing protein, which translates to MATATRARPAWYHRVWSAVLLVVLVAIVEYVVLPKLSVARESLDRVAHLNPLWLITAITLEAGALVCYSLFSRALLSGSPVRFSWILRSDLTGYGVSHVVPGGAATATAVRFRLLVNGGAKPADVTATVTAEGIGSPLALVLIAWLSTIPAVVLRDATPAYLTLFLVGLVALACGLLAVRERSRLERFAAGLLRATVHRLPERVGPWISTVALRLRDLLADREVRKAFLLWATLNWLLDAAVLWTFLAAYGAPISPVPVLLAYCAANLAAVVPLTPGGIAVVEGIAISSLLGFDVPGQVAVLAVLSWRLLQFWAPVPLAGLCYLSLRVKAR; encoded by the coding sequence ATGGCCACAGCGACCAGGGCGCGACCGGCCTGGTACCACCGGGTCTGGTCCGCGGTCTTGCTCGTCGTCCTGGTCGCGATCGTCGAGTACGTCGTACTCCCGAAGCTCTCCGTCGCCCGCGAATCCCTCGACCGGGTCGCCCACCTGAACCCGCTCTGGCTGATCACCGCGATCACCCTCGAAGCCGGCGCCCTGGTCTGCTACTCGCTCTTCAGCCGCGCACTGCTGTCCGGCAGCCCGGTCCGCTTCTCCTGGATCCTGCGCTCCGACCTCACCGGCTACGGCGTGAGTCACGTCGTCCCCGGCGGAGCGGCCACGGCCACGGCGGTCCGGTTCCGCCTGCTGGTCAACGGCGGCGCAAAGCCTGCCGACGTCACCGCGACAGTCACCGCCGAGGGCATCGGCTCGCCGCTGGCGCTCGTCCTGATCGCCTGGTTGTCGACAATCCCCGCAGTCGTGCTCCGCGACGCGACCCCGGCCTACCTGACGCTGTTCCTGGTCGGCCTCGTCGCGCTCGCCTGCGGCCTGCTGGCCGTCCGCGAGCGGTCCAGACTCGAGCGGTTCGCCGCCGGCCTCCTGCGCGCGACCGTCCACCGCCTCCCGGAGCGCGTCGGCCCCTGGATCTCGACCGTCGCGCTCCGGCTCCGCGACCTGCTCGCCGACCGCGAGGTCCGCAAGGCGTTCCTCCTCTGGGCCACCTTGAACTGGCTCCTGGACGCCGCCGTCCTGTGGACGTTCCTCGCCGCCTACGGCGCCCCGATCAGCCCGGTCCCGGTCCTGCTCGCGTACTGCGCCGCCAACCTGGCCGCCGTCGTACCCCTCACCCCCGGCGGCATCGCCGTCGTCGAGGGGATCGCGATCTCCAGCCTGCTCGGGTTCGACGTCCCGGGTCAGGTGGCCGTCCTCGCCGTCCTTTCCTGGCGGCTGCTCCAGTTCTGGGCGCCGGTCCCGCTGGCGGGTCTGTGCTACCTGAGTCTCCGGGTCAAGGCTCGATGA
- a CDS encoding RNA polymerase sigma factor — protein MTGGPALIELDEATLVARARDRDPGSFELLVRRYQRRIYTLCLRMLDGASGEAEDLTQETFVTAWRRLPEIQNDAAFGGWLYRTATNKCLTVLQRRRPTVDLDDQHPATDDDPARTAGTTAAMDALSQALRQLPPQQRACWLLREVHGRSYQEIADLVGTTPTAVRGRIARARAELAEVMKPWR, from the coding sequence ATGACGGGCGGTCCTGCGCTGATCGAGCTGGACGAGGCGACCCTGGTCGCGCGCGCCCGCGATCGCGACCCGGGATCGTTCGAGCTGCTGGTCCGGCGGTACCAGCGGCGGATCTACACGCTCTGCCTGCGGATGCTGGACGGCGCCAGCGGCGAGGCCGAGGACCTCACCCAGGAAACCTTCGTCACGGCGTGGCGGCGGCTGCCGGAGATCCAGAACGACGCGGCGTTCGGCGGCTGGCTCTACCGCACCGCGACGAACAAGTGCCTGACCGTCCTGCAGCGCCGCCGGCCGACCGTGGACCTCGACGACCAGCACCCGGCGACGGACGACGACCCGGCCCGTACGGCGGGCACGACCGCCGCGATGGATGCGCTCTCACAGGCGCTCCGGCAGTTGCCGCCGCAGCAACGGGCCTGCTGGTTGCTGCGCGAGGTGCACGGCCGCTCATATCAGGAGATCGCCGATCTGGTCGGTACGACGCCGACCGCCGTCCGCGGACGGATAGCCAGAGCCCGCGCCGAGCTCGCGGAGGTGATGAAGCCATGGAGGTGA
- a CDS encoding CBS domain-containing protein produces MSVAIGQGAPMRAVDIAVRLPTVTVADPVVKAVQLMAVGRLPGLVVVDDAGRPVAVLPGSQVLRLSIPAAYQDDPMLSRTVDESSADGFWRELGGLTVGDCLPRPVARPLTLTEDATLLEIAALMARGRSPLIAVVGADRELTGVITLDRLLTSLAVAGLEDQPPG; encoded by the coding sequence GTGAGTGTTGCGATTGGGCAAGGGGCGCCGATGCGGGCCGTGGACATAGCGGTACGACTGCCGACGGTCACGGTGGCCGACCCGGTGGTCAAGGCTGTACAGCTGATGGCTGTCGGGCGCTTGCCCGGCCTCGTCGTGGTCGACGACGCCGGCCGTCCGGTGGCGGTGCTGCCGGGTTCGCAGGTACTGCGGTTGAGCATCCCGGCGGCGTACCAGGACGATCCGATGCTGTCCCGGACCGTCGACGAGTCGTCGGCCGACGGGTTCTGGCGCGAACTCGGCGGCCTGACGGTAGGCGACTGCCTGCCGCGTCCGGTCGCGCGGCCGTTGACGCTGACCGAGGACGCGACCCTGCTGGAGATCGCCGCGCTGATGGCCCGCGGCCGCAGCCCGCTGATCGCGGTGGTCGGCGCGGACCGCGAGCTGACCGGCGTGATCACGCTGGACCGCCTGCTGACGAGCCTGGCGGTCGCCGGGCTCGAGGACCAGCCGCCGGGGTGA
- a CDS encoding Asp23/Gls24 family envelope stress response protein: protein MEVTDLHPLACGRTVEDVWDELDSGTPSAHLAECPHCRTARASLEQLAAATADLIDDPVDVPTGLLDRIMTAVRADVNLGRTLPLGSADVELSVPALAAVLRYAVDAVPGIRARQCRIELVDNRPDTVRVSMTVALKFGAGQVTALEQARERAATALYAQIGYTVESLDFEIVDVWTDPR, encoded by the coding sequence ATGGAGGTGACCGATCTCCACCCACTGGCCTGCGGCCGAACGGTCGAGGACGTCTGGGACGAGCTCGACAGCGGGACGCCGAGCGCGCACCTGGCCGAGTGCCCGCACTGCCGGACGGCACGCGCGAGCCTGGAGCAGCTGGCCGCGGCGACCGCGGACCTGATCGACGACCCGGTCGACGTCCCGACCGGACTGCTGGACCGGATCATGACCGCGGTCCGCGCGGATGTGAACCTGGGCCGGACGCTTCCGCTCGGGTCGGCGGACGTGGAGCTGTCCGTGCCGGCGCTGGCCGCCGTACTGCGGTACGCCGTCGACGCCGTGCCAGGGATCCGCGCCCGGCAGTGCCGGATCGAGCTGGTCGACAATCGGCCGGACACGGTCCGGGTGTCGATGACGGTCGCGCTGAAGTTCGGCGCCGGGCAGGTCACCGCTCTCGAACAGGCCCGGGAGCGGGCCGCCACCGCGCTGTACGCCCAGATCGGGTACACCGTCGAGAGCCTCGACTTCGAGATCGTCGACGTCTGGACGGACCCGCGGTGA
- a CDS encoding Asp23/Gls24 family envelope stress response protein has product MTETVTAGKTTARRGADPATKDIVAEGTGADASGKTTIADIVVSKIAGIATREIEGVHALGGGAARAVGMLRERIPGSRTNLSQGVSVEVGEKQAAVDIELVAEYGVSIADLADAIRRNVISAVERMTGLEVTEVNIAVSDVHLEGDDEDDDDTAETQAERRVQ; this is encoded by the coding sequence ATGACCGAGACCGTGACTGCCGGCAAGACCACCGCACGACGTGGCGCCGACCCGGCGACCAAGGACATCGTTGCCGAGGGCACCGGAGCGGACGCCTCCGGGAAGACCACCATCGCGGACATCGTGGTGTCGAAGATCGCCGGGATCGCGACCCGGGAGATCGAGGGCGTGCACGCGCTCGGCGGCGGCGCGGCCCGCGCGGTCGGGATGCTCCGCGAGCGGATCCCCGGCTCCCGGACGAACCTGTCCCAGGGCGTTTCGGTGGAGGTCGGCGAGAAGCAGGCCGCGGTCGACATCGAGCTGGTCGCGGAGTACGGCGTGAGCATCGCCGACCTCGCGGACGCGATCCGCCGGAACGTGATCTCCGCGGTCGAGCGGATGACCGGGCTCGAGGTCACCGAGGTGAACATCGCGGTCAGCGACGTGCACCTCGAAGGTGACGACGAGGACGACGACGACACCGCGGAAACCCAGGCCGAACGCCGGGTCCAGTAG
- a CDS encoding DUF6286 domain-containing protein: protein MADTVAEPSSVHHGGDRGRLAISQRAVERIAEITARKHGAVRRDSVLGRGLPKARAVVAGRRTRIEVQVAAAWGRPLEDVAAEVRQAVADDVERFTGLGVDRVDVDITAVEPRTSAEAEVADRAEAVAAKAPVAGPTAWGFGIVGALLLVALGAVGIAEMLRSTGLLRGQVIPEDWFGRTVVLEPAGWLRPAGIAAMVVGVVLLALAVKPRRRTHSAAGEIVWIRPAAAARLAADSASHVDAVTAASVVAKRRRLHATVTTFGDPSRVHDEVGTAIGDRLSTVTPQPGVRVDLRED, encoded by the coding sequence GTGGCTGACACCGTAGCTGAGCCGTCCTCGGTCCACCACGGGGGTGATCGAGGGCGGCTCGCCATCTCCCAGCGGGCGGTGGAGCGGATCGCGGAGATCACCGCCCGCAAGCACGGTGCGGTACGCCGCGACAGCGTGCTGGGTCGCGGGCTGCCGAAGGCGCGGGCCGTCGTGGCGGGTCGCCGTACCCGGATCGAGGTCCAGGTCGCCGCGGCCTGGGGGCGTCCGTTGGAGGACGTGGCGGCCGAAGTACGGCAGGCTGTCGCCGACGACGTGGAACGGTTCACCGGGCTGGGTGTGGACCGCGTGGACGTCGACATCACTGCTGTTGAGCCGCGTACGTCGGCCGAAGCGGAGGTGGCCGATCGTGCGGAGGCGGTTGCGGCCAAGGCGCCGGTTGCCGGGCCTACTGCCTGGGGGTTCGGGATCGTGGGTGCGCTGCTCCTCGTCGCGCTCGGGGCGGTCGGGATCGCGGAGATGCTGCGGTCGACCGGACTGCTTCGCGGGCAGGTGATCCCGGAGGACTGGTTCGGGCGGACTGTGGTTCTCGAGCCGGCCGGGTGGCTGCGGCCGGCGGGGATTGCGGCCATGGTGGTCGGGGTGGTTCTGCTGGCGCTGGCCGTGAAGCCGCGTCGGCGTACGCACTCGGCGGCGGGGGAGATCGTGTGGATCCGCCCGGCGGCTGCGGCCCGGCTCGCGGCGGACAGCGCGTCTCACGTGGATGCCGTGACGGCCGCGTCGGTGGTCGCCAAGCGGCGCCGGCTGCACGCGACCGTGACGACGTTCGGGGATCCGTCACGGGTGCACGACGAGGTCGGTACGGCGATTGGTGATCGACTGAGCACTGTCACACCCCAGCCCGGGGTACGCGTCGATCTCAGGGAGGACTGA
- a CDS encoding response regulator, which translates to MIRILLADDHALVRRGVRLILDSEPDLQVVAEAGDGAEALQAFRDTPIDLAVLDVAMPRMTGLQAARELSRRRDPPRMLMLSMYDNEQYFFAALKAGASGYVLKSVADRDLVDACRAAGRGESFLYPGVMSTLVRDYVDRVRRGERVPGQVLTAREDEVVKLIAEGHPSKEIARLLTISQKTVERHRANILQKLGMRDRTELTRYAIRAGLIEP; encoded by the coding sequence ATGATCAGGATCCTGCTGGCGGACGACCATGCGCTGGTACGGCGCGGCGTACGGCTGATCCTGGACAGCGAGCCGGATCTGCAGGTGGTGGCCGAGGCGGGGGACGGGGCGGAGGCGCTGCAGGCGTTCCGGGACACGCCGATCGATCTCGCCGTACTGGATGTCGCGATGCCGCGGATGACCGGGCTGCAGGCGGCCCGCGAGTTGTCCCGCCGGCGTGATCCACCGCGGATGCTGATGCTGTCGATGTACGACAACGAGCAGTACTTCTTCGCGGCGCTGAAGGCCGGGGCGAGCGGCTACGTGCTGAAGTCGGTCGCCGACCGCGATCTGGTCGACGCCTGCCGGGCGGCGGGGCGGGGCGAGTCGTTCCTGTACCCGGGCGTGATGAGCACGCTGGTCCGCGACTACGTGGACCGGGTCCGGCGGGGTGAGCGGGTGCCGGGGCAGGTGCTGACCGCGCGCGAGGACGAGGTCGTGAAGCTGATCGCCGAGGGTCATCCGTCGAAGGAGATCGCCCGATTGTTGACAATCAGCCAGAAGACCGTCGAACGTCATCGTGCCAACATCCTGCAGAAGCTCGGGATGCGCGACCGTACCGAGCTGACCCGCTACGCGATCCGCGCCGGGCTCATCGAGCCTTGA